A portion of the Desulfurobacterium atlanticum genome contains these proteins:
- the nuoK gene encoding NADH-quinone oxidoreductase subunit NuoK: protein MILSPLTLFQIVGVVLFFMGVTCMIYKRTFIGMLIGVEIMLNGAGMNLVAASQLTTADSATGQIGALLIMGLAAAEATLILAIVLVVYRRFKTIESEKVATLRG from the coding sequence ATGATACTTTCACCCCTTACACTTTTCCAAATAGTTGGTGTTGTTCTCTTTTTTATGGGTGTTACCTGCATGATTTATAAAAGAACTTTTATAGGAATGCTCATCGGTGTTGAGATAATGCTTAACGGTGCTGGAATGAATCTTGTGGCAGCGTCTCAATTAACAACGGCAGATAGTGCTACAGGACAGATAGGAGCACTTTTGATAATGGGACTTGCAGCAGCAGAAGCTACACTGATACTGGCAATAGTTCTTGTTGTATATAGGAGATTCAAGACAATAGAATCTGAAAAAGTTGCCACACTGAGAGGTTAA
- a CDS encoding NADH-quinone oxidoreductase subunit A — protein sequence MVFSWLHLAIILFLLGGLGFAVGPLMASKMLSHKIKDELLYTSYECGMVPHGDAWGKFGINYYFYALIFLAFDVDVLYLFPVAVFYPQAPGIVPFIDVLIFVGILGAAVIYFLRKGVFTWPRKIHIQ from the coding sequence ATGGTATTTTCATGGTTGCATTTGGCTATTATACTATTTCTACTTGGTGGGCTCGGTTTTGCTGTCGGTCCTTTAATGGCTTCAAAGATGCTTTCACATAAAATCAAAGATGAACTTTTATACACTTCTTATGAGTGTGGGATGGTGCCTCACGGCGATGCGTGGGGCAAGTTTGGAATAAACTATTACTTCTATGCCCTTATATTTCTCGCTTTTGATGTTGATGTTTTATACCTTTTTCCGGTAGCAGTTTTTTACCCGCAAGCTCCAGGAATAGTGCCGTTCATAGACGTTTTAATTTTTGTAGGAATTCTCGGAGCAGCTGTTATCTACTTCCTTAGAAAAGGGGTATTCACATGGCCAAGGAAAATTCACATACAGTAG
- a CDS encoding NADH-quinone oxidoreductase subunit J family protein → MELNAGYIAFAIYTLIIIAGGVLAIVSKNIIRSLVGLIVVLFGVAGMYFLMAAPFMALMQIMIYVGAVSVLIFFAIMLTKSDAETGIDCKRLIKSLIPAGIASCVMILTITQSRINFTVPEELTLKEIGKILLSTYMLPFELISIVLFVAMAGAVVLGFERRREKE, encoded by the coding sequence ATGGAACTTAACGCTGGATATATAGCTTTTGCTATATACACATTGATAATAATTGCTGGAGGTGTTCTGGCAATTGTAAGTAAAAACATAATTCGTTCTTTAGTAGGACTTATAGTTGTTCTTTTTGGTGTGGCAGGTATGTACTTCCTCATGGCAGCACCATTTATGGCGCTTATGCAGATTATGATATATGTTGGGGCGGTCAGTGTACTTATATTTTTTGCGATAATGCTTACTAAAAGTGATGCGGAAACCGGAATAGACTGTAAGAGACTTATAAAAAGTTTAATTCCTGCTGGTATTGCATCCTGTGTAATGATTTTAACAATAACACAGAGCCGTATAAACTTTACAGTTCCTGAAGAACTAACTCTTAAAGAGATAGGAAAGATTTTACTTTCTACCTATATGCTTCCCTTTGAACTTATCTCAATAGTTCTTTTTGTAGCGATGGCAGGAGCTGTTGTTTTAGGTTTTGAAAGAAGGAGGGAGAAGGAATGA
- the nuoH gene encoding NADH-quinone oxidoreductase subunit NuoH gives MSGTEGTLIKIVVGLLLILGFIGFNAILLGYGERKISGFIQRRLGPYAVGPHGSLQMMVDMVKLMTKQLITPKKADKYLFWAAPLIAFMSVPVLFMVIPFSPTFTVINSNLGIVLILAFSGLNVLALCIGGWGSNNKWSLLGAARAVSQFIAFEVPILLVVLSIALMTGTLNLSEIVNQQGGFPWQWNIVLQPLAFVILFVASLAEMNRVPFDLPEGESELTAGYNTEYGGMGFGLFVLAEYTHIVVASSVMTALFLGGWKGPVFSGVWWFLLKMYLLCFIILWIRWAFPRVRFDQLLNLSWKYLIPAGIVNLLITALFVKLF, from the coding sequence ATGAGTGGAACAGAAGGAACACTTATAAAAATAGTCGTTGGTTTGCTTCTGATTCTCGGTTTTATAGGATTTAACGCTATTTTACTTGGATACGGAGAAAGAAAGATTTCCGGATTTATTCAAAGAAGACTTGGGCCTTATGCTGTCGGTCCTCACGGCTCGCTTCAGATGATGGTTGATATGGTAAAACTTATGACAAAGCAGTTAATAACTCCTAAAAAAGCTGACAAATACCTTTTCTGGGCCGCGCCACTTATTGCTTTTATGTCTGTTCCTGTGCTTTTTATGGTTATACCTTTCAGCCCTACTTTTACCGTTATCAATTCAAACCTTGGCATTGTACTTATCCTCGCATTTTCAGGATTAAACGTCCTTGCCTTATGTATAGGCGGCTGGGGTTCCAACAACAAATGGTCATTGCTTGGAGCTGCAAGGGCAGTTTCTCAGTTTATTGCGTTTGAAGTTCCGATACTTCTTGTAGTTCTATCAATTGCCCTTATGACAGGAACGCTAAATCTTTCAGAAATAGTAAATCAGCAGGGAGGTTTCCCCTGGCAGTGGAATATAGTTTTGCAACCTTTAGCGTTTGTAATTCTATTTGTAGCATCCCTTGCAGAGATGAACCGTGTACCTTTTGACCTTCCAGAAGGTGAAAGTGAACTGACAGCCGGATACAACACAGAGTATGGCGGAATGGGATTTGGTCTTTTTGTCCTTGCTGAATATACCCACATAGTTGTTGCTTCATCTGTAATGACTGCCCTGTTTCTCGGCGGGTGGAAAGGACCTGTTTTCTCAGGTGTTTGGTGGTTTTTATTAAAGATGTATCTTCTCTGCTTTATTATTCTGTGGATAAGATGGGCTTTTCCAAGGGTAAGATTTGATCAGCTTTTAAACTTGAGCTGGAAATATCTCATACCGGCAGGAATAGTTAACCTTCTGATTACTGCATTGTTTGTAAAACTATTCTAA
- a CDS encoding NADH-quinone oxidoreductase subunit C has translation MELFKGLDIKVIEDEKLKGSKHQIVASPEIIREIAVRFKENDYFLEDIMAMEFKECFHLLYRFNHFKTPGTITVRVSIEKDPAEIETISDIYQGALWHEREVFEFFGITFKNHPDLKPLLLPAEDFEGYPLRKSEKTVKSIKDVFPMLFDETDQEEEQS, from the coding sequence ATGGAACTTTTCAAAGGTCTTGATATAAAAGTTATAGAAGATGAAAAATTGAAGGGCAGTAAGCACCAAATAGTAGCGTCACCTGAAATCATAAGGGAAATTGCAGTAAGATTTAAGGAAAACGATTATTTCCTTGAAGATATAATGGCAATGGAATTTAAAGAATGTTTTCATCTTCTTTATAGATTCAACCATTTTAAAACTCCAGGAACAATAACTGTAAGAGTGTCAATTGAAAAGGATCCAGCAGAAATTGAAACAATTTCTGACATCTACCAGGGTGCTCTGTGGCACGAAAGAGAAGTTTTTGAGTTTTTCGGGATTACTTTTAAAAACCATCCTGATTTAAAACCTTTATTACTTCCCGCTGAAGATTTTGAAGGATATCCGTTAAGAAAGAGCGAAAAAACCGTCAAATCTATAAAAGATGTGTTTCCAATGCTGTTTGACGAAACCGACCAAGAAGAGGAGCAATCCTGA
- a CDS encoding 4Fe-4S binding protein: MAFIKEAKEILKGIKSLFVGMKITGKYMVAPKLTVNYPWETVGKDALEGFRMVIQLVPVPANGTSHKCVGCGMCARSCPSNCIKLDVKQTVEEIELPDGKKKKKVNRELQGFYVDFSLCSVCGLCVEVCPTKTLTFSNYPYIVGTERNEFVYDILKEFNQRYGKEQKNGT, encoded by the coding sequence GTGGCTTTTATAAAGGAGGCTAAAGAGATTTTAAAAGGCATTAAAAGTCTGTTTGTAGGTATGAAGATTACGGGAAAATATATGGTAGCTCCAAAGTTAACAGTTAACTATCCGTGGGAAACGGTAGGGAAGGATGCTCTTGAAGGCTTCAGGATGGTTATACAGCTTGTTCCTGTGCCTGCAAACGGGACTTCCCACAAGTGTGTGGGATGTGGGATGTGTGCAAGAAGCTGCCCTTCAAACTGTATAAAGCTTGATGTTAAGCAAACTGTTGAAGAGATAGAACTTCCAGATGGAAAGAAAAAAAAGAAAGTTAATAGAGAACTACAGGGATTTTATGTGGACTTTTCTCTGTGTAGTGTATGTGGTCTCTGTGTAGAGGTTTGTCCTACAAAGACACTGACTTTCTCAAATTATCCTTACATAGTTGGAACTGAAAGGAACGAATTTGTTTACGATATCCTTAAAGAATTTAACCAGAGATACGGTAAGGAGCAAAAAAATGGAACTTAA
- a CDS encoding nuclease-related domain-containing protein — translation MIIKEATYRKKEIEELEKLLKREDLTKRQIFLIERELYRIRKGIKGEKDAAYFINFYFKDSKNWFVLHDLRLEYKGRVAQIDHLLINRLFHIYILETKNMGQKIEITETGEFIIHYKKSRFGIPSPIEQNLRHQALLKEIIENEKLLPVSFGIRIKPRYFSYVLVHPNTIIKRPQKDKFDTSSIIKADQIYNITQKNAENLGIILDIVKLSSEETVKTFARKLLRFHRKSEVNWYKYFNIKEKITDYKPPRQYFCAKCKATISEKEALYCWDRKKIFGGKAYCYKCQQIIRKGKSQV, via the coding sequence ATGATTATAAAAGAAGCCACTTATAGAAAAAAAGAAATAGAAGAACTGGAAAAACTCTTGAAAAGGGAAGACCTAACAAAACGACAGATTTTTCTCATAGAAAGAGAGCTTTACAGAATAAGAAAAGGAATAAAAGGAGAAAAAGACGCTGCTTACTTCATAAACTTCTACTTCAAAGATTCCAAAAACTGGTTTGTCCTACATGACCTTAGACTTGAATACAAGGGGCGAGTGGCTCAAATAGACCATCTGTTAATAAACCGACTTTTCCACATTTACATCCTTGAAACAAAAAATATGGGACAAAAAATAGAAATTACAGAAACAGGTGAATTTATCATTCACTATAAAAAAAGCAGATTTGGAATACCTTCTCCTATAGAACAGAATTTACGCCATCAGGCTCTCTTAAAAGAGATAATAGAAAATGAAAAGTTGCTTCCTGTAAGTTTCGGAATAAGAATCAAACCAAGATATTTCTCTTACGTGCTTGTTCATCCAAATACAATCATTAAAAGACCTCAAAAAGATAAATTTGATACAAGTTCTATAATTAAAGCAGATCAGATATACAATATTACACAGAAAAATGCTGAAAACTTAGGAATCATTCTGGACATTGTAAAACTTTCCTCAGAAGAAACTGTAAAAACCTTCGCAAGAAAACTTCTTCGTTTTCATAGGAAAAGCGAGGTAAACTGGTATAAATATTTTAATATAAAAGAAAAAATCACAGATTATAAACCCCCACGTCAATATTTTTGTGCAAAATGTAAAGCAACTATTTCTGAAAAGGAAGCTCTCTACTGCTGGGATAGGAAGAAAATTTTTGGTGGAAAAGCTTATTGTTATAAATGCCAACAAATCATAAGAAAAGGAAAAAGTCAGGTATGA
- a CDS encoding 23S rRNA (pseudouridine(1915)-N(3))-methyltransferase RlmH, translated as MLKVIAVGKIPHHLKEVQEFYRSKIEKLTNFEIVEIKKQRTKDEEGNLLLKKRKGFTIALDERGKELDSVQFSKLIEKHPNISFIIGGADGLSETVKQNSDMILSLSKLTMQHDIARIVLLEQIYRGFQIIRNTPYHRE; from the coding sequence ATGCTAAAAGTGATAGCTGTGGGGAAGATCCCGCACCACTTAAAAGAGGTTCAGGAATTTTACCGTTCAAAGATAGAAAAACTAACCAATTTTGAAATTGTTGAAATTAAAAAGCAGAGAACAAAAGATGAAGAAGGAAATCTCTTACTGAAAAAACGAAAAGGATTTACTATAGCACTTGATGAACGGGGAAAAGAGTTGGACTCTGTACAGTTTTCAAAGCTTATAGAGAAGCACCCTAATATTTCTTTTATAATAGGTGGAGCTGATGGTTTATCAGAAACCGTAAAGCAGAATTCCGATATGATTTTATCCCTTTCAAAACTCACAATGCAGCACGACATTGCAAGGATTGTGCTACTTGAACAGATATATAGGGGATTTCAGATAATCAGAAACACTCCATACCACAGGGAGTAG
- a CDS encoding NADH-quinone oxidoreductase subunit D — protein MEFWKEDFYSKRFAEKKRDDTIIVNIGPQHPATHGVLRVIAELYGEYIVRSECVLGYLHRMQEKMGEVKTYPQFYPNTGRLDYGHALAWNWAYVGAIEKLVGIEVPERAEYIRVITTELNRIASHLLWWGVYILDLGAFTPVMYAFEDREIILDILQRITGSRLTYTYFRFGGVFQDIDSKFIEQTKNFCKRMRSRLNLYHEFVTENMIFRKRVEGVGIFTKDLITRYGATGPVARGSGINYDVRKAEPYGVYNHFDFEIPVENGCDCLARYMVRMREIEQSLNIIEQAIEGLPEGDFKNKKAPKVIKPPAGEVYFSVESARGKVGIYVASDGGMNPYRVKLRSPTYSNLSLLDEASEGMMLADYVATLGSLDLVIPEIDK, from the coding sequence ATGGAATTCTGGAAAGAGGATTTTTACTCAAAAAGATTTGCAGAGAAAAAGAGGGACGATACAATAATTGTTAACATAGGTCCTCAACACCCCGCAACTCACGGTGTATTAAGAGTAATCGCTGAACTCTACGGTGAATATATCGTAAGAAGCGAATGTGTTTTAGGGTATCTCCACAGAATGCAGGAGAAGATGGGGGAAGTTAAAACTTATCCCCAATTTTATCCAAATACTGGAAGACTTGATTACGGCCATGCCCTTGCCTGGAACTGGGCTTATGTTGGTGCGATAGAAAAACTCGTTGGGATAGAGGTTCCAGAAAGGGCGGAGTACATAAGGGTTATAACAACAGAACTTAACAGGATAGCTTCTCATCTTCTCTGGTGGGGTGTTTATATCCTTGACCTTGGAGCATTTACCCCTGTTATGTATGCATTTGAAGACAGAGAAATAATTCTTGATATACTGCAGAGAATAACAGGCTCAAGATTAACCTATACATACTTCAGATTCGGCGGCGTATTCCAGGATATAGACTCTAAATTCATCGAGCAGACAAAGAACTTCTGTAAAAGAATGCGTTCCAGATTAAACCTTTATCATGAATTTGTTACAGAAAACATGATATTCAGGAAAAGGGTTGAAGGTGTTGGAATATTCACAAAAGACCTTATAACAAGGTACGGAGCAACAGGTCCTGTAGCAAGAGGTTCAGGAATCAATTACGATGTAAGGAAAGCCGAACCTTATGGTGTCTACAACCACTTTGACTTTGAAATACCTGTTGAGAATGGATGCGACTGTCTTGCAAGGTACATGGTAAGAATGAGAGAGATTGAACAGAGTTTAAACATAATAGAACAGGCGATAGAAGGACTGCCTGAAGGTGATTTTAAAAATAAAAAAGCCCCAAAAGTGATAAAACCCCCAGCAGGTGAAGTTTACTTTTCTGTTGAAAGTGCAAGGGGAAAGGTTGGAATATACGTAGCAAGTGACGGAGGAATGAATCCATATAGAGTTAAACTTAGGTCGCCAACCTACTCAAATTTAAGCTTACTTGATGAAGCATCTGAAGGAATGATGCTTGCAGATTACGTTGCAACCCTTGGAAGTTTAGACCTCGTTATTCCGGAGATAGACAAATGA
- the rsfS gene encoding ribosome silencing factor: protein MDTFEKLKVALQTALDKKAEEPVILDLTGLGALADYFLIVSALSDTHGKTLADEITKKLKEEGITPVSIEGYDLANWILIDYGDVIIHIFKPEIRELYSLENLWIDAPQISVEELITC from the coding sequence TTGGATACCTTTGAAAAACTTAAAGTTGCACTTCAAACGGCACTTGACAAAAAAGCTGAAGAGCCTGTTATTCTTGACCTTACAGGGCTTGGGGCGCTTGCCGATTATTTTTTGATAGTTTCCGCTTTATCAGATACCCACGGCAAAACACTTGCAGACGAAATAACAAAAAAGCTAAAAGAAGAAGGAATAACTCCCGTTAGTATTGAAGGATATGACCTTGCAAACTGGATACTTATAGATTACGGAGATGTAATAATTCATATCTTTAAACCGGAAATAAGAGAACTTTACAGTCTTGAAAACCTATGGATAGATGCACCTCAAATATCTGTTGAAGAACTTATAACATGCTAA
- a CDS encoding monovalent cation/H+ antiporter subunit D family protein — protein MKEFILSSQMIIPLILTGIAPILIVLLRKEPNKKEAVSFAVAILTFISVISLVPPVLKNKVLIYKLSELLPGISFKFAVDGMSLLFAIVSSFLWIFATSYNIGYMRSLKEHAQTRFFACFAFAIFGALGLAFSGNIFTMYFFYEIITIATFPLVGHEQTETALEGAKKYLIYLMGTSKLFLLPAMILTYVYAGTLDFNLMDITKGIFPTTTPHWVVILTYALYIAGIAKAAIMPLHNWLPSAMVAPTPVSALLHAVAVVKAGVFSIARIVLCVMGVDLMRRLHLDIPTAYLASFTIIFASIIALTKDDLKARIAYSTISQLSYIILGVVLLAPAAIQGGLFHIAAHAFSKITLFFAAGAIYVAAHLKKVSQISGVGRKMPITFGMFGLATLSMIGLPPAVGFVSKWYLIEGALNVHQTIFMVVLLISALFNAAYFVPIVYKGFFEKPKPDIDIDHIKEAPLTMVIPLSVTAIFSLLLGIYPYFFFHLIQTLWR, from the coding sequence ATGAAGGAGTTTATTTTAAGCTCACAAATGATAATACCATTAATACTTACAGGTATAGCTCCTATACTTATAGTTTTACTGAGAAAAGAGCCTAATAAAAAGGAAGCTGTATCGTTTGCAGTTGCCATTTTAACGTTTATATCGGTTATATCTCTTGTCCCTCCAGTGTTAAAAAATAAAGTTCTCATTTATAAGCTTTCAGAACTTTTACCGGGAATTTCCTTTAAGTTTGCAGTTGACGGAATGAGTCTGCTGTTTGCGATAGTATCTTCGTTCTTATGGATATTTGCAACAAGCTACAATATAGGATATATGCGCTCTTTAAAGGAGCATGCTCAGACAAGGTTTTTTGCATGTTTTGCATTTGCAATATTTGGTGCTTTAGGTCTTGCTTTCAGCGGTAATATTTTCACAATGTACTTTTTCTACGAAATTATCACAATAGCTACATTCCCCCTTGTTGGACATGAACAGACTGAAACAGCACTTGAAGGTGCAAAAAAATATCTTATTTACCTTATGGGAACATCAAAACTGTTCCTTTTACCTGCGATGATTCTCACCTATGTGTATGCCGGAACGCTTGACTTTAATTTGATGGACATTACAAAAGGAATATTCCCGACAACCACTCCCCACTGGGTTGTTATTCTTACATATGCACTTTACATAGCCGGTATAGCAAAAGCAGCCATTATGCCTCTTCACAACTGGCTTCCATCAGCCATGGTTGCACCAACACCTGTATCAGCTCTCCTTCACGCTGTTGCAGTTGTTAAAGCGGGTGTGTTTTCAATAGCAAGAATTGTTCTTTGTGTAATGGGTGTAGATTTAATGAGAAGGCTTCACCTTGATATACCAACCGCTTATCTTGCATCTTTTACAATAATTTTTGCTTCCATAATTGCCCTTACGAAAGATGACTTGAAAGCAAGAATTGCTTATTCCACAATAAGTCAGCTTTCCTATATTATTCTCGGAGTTGTATTGCTTGCACCTGCAGCCATTCAGGGAGGACTTTTCCACATTGCTGCCCACGCTTTTTCAAAAATAACACTGTTTTTTGCAGCAGGAGCAATTTATGTAGCAGCTCACCTTAAAAAGGTAAGCCAGATATCCGGTGTCGGCAGGAAGATGCCAATAACATTTGGAATGTTTGGCCTTGCAACACTGAGTATGATAGGGCTTCCGCCTGCTGTTGGATTTGTAAGTAAATGGTATCTGATTGAAGGTGCATTAAACGTTCATCAAACTATTTTCATGGTGGTTCTTCTCATAAGTGCACTGTTCAACGCTGCTTATTTTGTGCCTATTGTCTATAAGGGTTTCTTTGAAAAGCCAAAACCTGATATAGACATAGACCATATAAAAGAAGCTCCTTTAACAATGGTGATTCCTTTATCTGTAACTGCCATATTTTCGTTGTTGCTTGGAATATACCCTTACTTTTTCTTCCATCTTATCCAGACACTCTGGAGGTAA
- the selD gene encoding selenide, water dikinase SelD, translating into MKEKFKLTTTVRASGUGAKLSPVGLEKLLSNLSIYRDKDVIVGIETAEDAGVYKLTDRIALIQTADFITPVVDDPYMFGQIAVANALSDIYAMGGTPITAINLLMFASCKVPENLLPKILQGGADKLKEAEVSLIGGHTVDDLETKYGLSVTGIAHPEKIIRNSTARPGDILYYTKPLGIGVITTAIKADMAKDTTVEKATKVMSTLNKKASEIMTKIGANACTDITGFGFLGHTFEMAKFSHVDMEIFSENFSFLPQSFEFAQMGLLPAATYENIEYVGDNVSFASHISEELKLLLFDPQTSGGLLISVPPEHAEKFERELKNNQIEFSEVGVVKEGKGKIHVK; encoded by the coding sequence ATGAAAGAAAAATTTAAGCTCACAACTACTGTAAGAGCTTCAGGCTGAGGAGCAAAGCTTAGCCCGGTCGGGCTTGAGAAACTGCTCAGCAACCTGAGCATTTATAGGGATAAAGACGTTATTGTAGGTATTGAAACGGCAGAAGACGCCGGAGTTTATAAATTGACAGACAGAATTGCTCTTATTCAAACGGCCGATTTTATCACTCCGGTTGTTGATGACCCTTATATGTTTGGGCAGATTGCCGTTGCCAACGCCCTATCAGATATATACGCAATGGGAGGAACGCCGATTACCGCAATAAACCTTCTAATGTTTGCCTCCTGTAAAGTGCCAGAAAATCTTCTTCCCAAAATATTACAGGGTGGAGCTGATAAACTAAAAGAAGCTGAAGTATCCCTTATTGGTGGACACACCGTTGACGATCTTGAAACAAAATATGGACTATCTGTAACGGGAATAGCACACCCGGAAAAAATAATCAGAAACTCAACTGCCAGACCGGGAGATATTCTTTACTACACAAAACCCCTTGGTATAGGAGTAATAACAACAGCAATAAAAGCTGACATGGCTAAAGATACAACCGTTGAAAAAGCGACAAAAGTAATGTCAACACTAAACAAAAAAGCTTCAGAAATTATGACTAAAATCGGTGCAAACGCCTGCACCGATATAACAGGTTTTGGCTTTTTAGGGCACACTTTTGAAATGGCAAAATTTTCCCATGTTGATATGGAGATTTTTAGTGAAAATTTCTCTTTTCTCCCTCAATCTTTTGAGTTTGCTCAAATGGGGCTTCTGCCGGCAGCAACGTATGAAAATATTGAGTATGTGGGGGACAACGTATCTTTCGCATCTCATATTTCAGAAGAGCTAAAACTTCTTCTGTTTGACCCGCAAACGTCAGGGGGACTTTTAATTTCTGTTCCTCCAGAACACGCAGAAAAATTTGAAAGAGAACTTAAAAATAACCAAATAGAATTTTCAGAAGTTGGTGTAGTAAAAGAGGGAAAAGGAAAAATACACGTTAAATAA
- a CDS encoding NADH-quinone oxidoreductase subunit B — translation MAKENSHTVEPLIKPEVVPPVVRFAVAEKFIEMCRSLSIWPMAFGLACCSLEMMAAGMSRFDLARFGSEVFRPSPRQADLMIVPGAISKKMAPAIVRLYEQMPHPKWVIAFGSCAISGGPFVFKEQYGIIEGIDKLIPVDVYVPGCPPRPEALFEAIFKLQELIGGKRWWPHPPKEAK, via the coding sequence ATGGCCAAGGAAAATTCACATACAGTAGAGCCGCTTATTAAACCGGAAGTTGTTCCTCCGGTTGTAAGATTTGCAGTAGCCGAAAAATTTATAGAGATGTGCCGCTCTCTATCTATCTGGCCCATGGCTTTTGGTCTTGCCTGCTGTTCTCTTGAAATGATGGCAGCTGGAATGAGCCGCTTTGACCTTGCACGGTTTGGCTCAGAAGTTTTCAGGCCGTCACCAAGACAGGCAGATTTAATGATAGTTCCTGGAGCAATTTCAAAAAAGATGGCACCTGCAATTGTAAGGTTGTATGAGCAGATGCCTCATCCGAAATGGGTTATAGCCTTCGGAAGCTGTGCAATATCAGGTGGACCGTTCGTATTTAAAGAACAGTACGGAATAATAGAAGGAATAGATAAGCTTATTCCTGTAGATGTTTATGTTCCAGGTTGTCCTCCAAGGCCGGAAGCACTGTTTGAAGCTATATTTAAGCTTCAAGAGCTGATAGGCGGGAAACGTTGGTGGCCTCATCCTCCCAAGGAGGCAAAATAG
- the thiC gene encoding phosphomethylpyrimidine synthase ThiC gives MATIVELVKKGDIPIEVKKVAEDEKRDVDYIVQGLIDGTIVIPANIYHREDKNFIPKGIGKGLKTKVNVNLGTSADIEDLQLELEKLKVALKYGTDAVMDLSTGKDIETTRKVIVANSPVMVGTVPIYEAVVEAVEKHEFIGKMTPDELFDVIERHCKDGVDFITVHCGVTLSSLERLQKEGRIMNIVSRGGSLIAEWMVYNEKENPLYEQYDRLLEIAKKYDVTLSLGDGMRPGCLADATDRCQIEELITLGELVDRARKADVQVMVEGPGHVPLNQVEANIILQKRLCHEAPFYVLGPIVTDIAPGYDHITAAIGGAIAAKAGADFLCYVTPAEHLALPDVNDVREGLIASKIAGHAADIVKGVPGAIDWDVAMAKARDELDWEKQFELAIDPDKAREYREKRAPKKDEETCSMCGNLCAVKTFNERVKKSK, from the coding sequence ATGGCTACTATCGTTGAACTTGTTAAAAAGGGTGATATTCCTATAGAAGTTAAAAAAGTAGCAGAAGATGAAAAAAGGGATGTTGATTATATAGTGCAGGGGTTGATTGATGGAACTATAGTAATTCCTGCAAATATTTACCACAGAGAAGATAAAAATTTCATTCCTAAAGGTATAGGAAAAGGGCTTAAAACGAAGGTTAATGTTAATCTTGGAACCTCTGCTGATATTGAGGATCTTCAACTTGAACTTGAAAAGTTGAAAGTTGCACTTAAGTATGGAACAGACGCTGTTATGGACCTTTCAACAGGGAAAGATATTGAAACAACAAGAAAAGTTATAGTGGCAAATTCACCGGTAATGGTGGGAACTGTTCCGATATATGAAGCTGTTGTTGAAGCTGTAGAGAAACATGAATTTATCGGGAAAATGACACCTGACGAACTGTTTGATGTAATAGAAAGGCACTGTAAGGACGGTGTTGATTTTATAACCGTTCACTGTGGTGTGACCCTTTCCTCCCTTGAAAGGCTTCAGAAAGAAGGAAGAATCATGAACATCGTTTCAAGGGGAGGTTCTTTAATCGCAGAATGGATGGTTTACAACGAGAAAGAAAATCCGCTATATGAGCAGTATGACAGACTTCTTGAGATAGCAAAAAAATATGATGTAACCCTTTCTTTAGGTGATGGAATGAGACCTGGTTGTCTTGCTGATGCGACAGACAGGTGCCAGATAGAGGAGCTTATAACTCTCGGAGAACTGGTTGATAGAGCAAGGAAAGCCGATGTTCAAGTGATGGTGGAGGGTCCTGGCCATGTTCCTTTAAATCAGGTAGAGGCAAATATCATCCTTCAGAAAAGACTCTGTCACGAAGCACCGTTTTATGTTTTAGGTCCAATTGTTACAGATATAGCTCCCGGATACGACCATATAACTGCAGCAATAGGTGGAGCAATAGCTGCAAAAGCCGGTGCTGATTTCCTCTGCTATGTTACTCCAGCTGAACATCTTGCTCTCCCTGATGTAAACGACGTTAGAGAAGGGCTCATAGCTTCAAAAATCGCAGGGCATGCAGCAGATATAGTAAAAGGTGTTCCCGGGGCAATTGATTGGGACGTAGCGATGGCAAAAGCAAGGGATGAACTTGACTGGGAAAAACAGTTTGAACTTGCCATAGACCCTGATAAAGCAAGAGAATACAGGGAAAAAAGAGCACCTAAAAAAGATGAGGAAACCTGTAGTATGTGTGGAAACCTATGTGCGGTAAAAACATTCAACGAAAGAGTTAAAAAGTCAAAATAA